Below is a window of Prionailurus viverrinus isolate Anna chromosome A1, UM_Priviv_1.0, whole genome shotgun sequence DNA.
atcccacacaCTTGCCTATCAGACCCGTGAACCCCTTTTTATTAAAACGATTTGTACATTTTGCCAGCATCATCCTTGGGCTCTcagcgtcccccccccccccaactctccccGCTGCCTTTGAAACTGGTCTGCAGGGGGTCTCCCTGAGTTCCCCGTGGACGCTGTGAACAGCTCAGCCTGCAGGGGGcgcttccctccccaccctcccccccccccccctcccccgctttggCAGTGAAGAACCAGCCCGCTCCTTCCTGGACTGCAGCTGCTGCACACGCAGGCCCAGTTTCCATTTTCCAAaaggaggaaaagcaaaataGGGGGAaagcataaaataagaaaatacaaaaattagttcACGTCAAAAATTCCCTAACCCTGAATTTCAAAGTCCAAAAAGCTCCAAAAATCTGAACACTTTGCAAATGCATCTGCAAACTACTGGTGGCAAGATCTGACCTAACTTAAGGTGAGGTTAGTTATCACGTCTGCGCATTCAGCTTAGTGTGAGTGTCCATCGGTTTCCCAGCAGGAATTTAATGTGTTTAAGAGCGCTACCCAACCCTGATGGGAATGCTCGTATTAACTTTCTGAAGTCTGATTTCTGAAATAGATTTGGATCCAAGGGTTTTATATAAGGGATTAtgaacctgttttttttttaaaataactatagaAAAAGAACCCCAACTAACCTCAACTAGCATAATGGCCAGACAAGGTTTTCTGTGTAAATTTCAGTatcaaaaaacagtaaaatatgttCCAAGTGCTAAGTGTGAGTTTCAAAGGAGCAAGCTCTTCTCAAGGCAGCTCCAGACAGCTAGCGATCCAGAATTTGCTAAACCCCAGAACAGTAAACTCTTAGCTCTGGTCTACCTAGCCTTGAAGACCTGTGCCTCAGGTGTTAATGATGAACATTTTCTGTTAGGGCTCAAGTGTAAATTAGCCCCAGACATGCGGCCCTCTGCTGGGGCAAGGTAAATACCAATTCGGCCTCCACCTATGGAAGAACCGTATTTACTGGGCCTACTTCCgaagatacatatgtatatatgtatatacacccaTACTGTATATGTCAGCTAATCATATtccctaaaaaggaaaaatgaagtcTTAACAAAACCAATGAGCACCTAATAAACTCAGTATATATCAAGTACTTTATATTCAATCATAAAAGAGAGCCTACTAAAATgctaatataaaatgtaataaaaaattctatcctaaatatttccaataaacatacatatatgcacatatcaAAAACTTTATATAGGAAGGTACTAAGTTTGCTTTTCAGGAAATACCAGTTACAATAATTTCATATGTACATTTGCTTTATTAAAAGTATGGCACTTAATATAATAGCAGAAGTAATTACATAGCTTCACATCCAGAAGCAATACAATAGTGGAGGCACAAACATTCCTTATTaccaataaaagtaaaaaagttttaatatgttCCATAAGCCCTTAAttgcataaaatattatatttagcATCATTTACAGCCAGCACACTTATATAAACTAATAATTATCATTACCTCTCTTTTACATTCTGCCAAAGAAATATGCCGAAGTGAATACAATATAGGAGGACACTCAAGCATGAGAAAAATCAAATGTCAGTTCTGAATCATCCATGGGGAAAATGCAATAAACTGTCACAAGCTACTGGACATTGTCACAAGGATTTCACACTGATTTTTTAACGTCTTCAAAAGTAAAATCCAAGAAACTCCACTAAGTGCCATGTGGAAAGAAAAGCTTTGTTTTAACTGCAGCACCTTTAGACAACAAAAGATTGCATCCTGTTCAGTCACACTATATAAATTATGATATTTGTGGAAAATATGTACAAACAGAAAGCGAATGTTCTAACAGTTGACAAATGTCGTTTTGGTACGCAGTTCTTGGACGCGATATTAACATCTGGTGATGAGAACTGCGGCCGTTTTGAGTTTTCCAAACATCATCTTCATGAGATAAGGAGCCTGTAAACATAAGGTGTAAAAAACCACTTAAAAGAAAGATGTAAAGTGCACTCAGTGCACCCTAAGGAGTACTATGTGCATACTCTTAATCAAGTAATATTCAGGATTAAAATActgtaccattttttaaatgtactatttACGATGTAAAATTGCAACAAATTCATAATCAGATCCAGCTGATAATGATGCATCCAAAAGAGGATCTAATTAAAGAAACGATCAGCTCCAAAGACTTGATTCCCCTTATTTGTTGAAACCAGTGATATGTCCAGTGTTTCATAAGCTCCTTCAAAAATACCGcgttaaaaacataaaacatacctCCATCCTGATCACGGACACACACAGACTCGCATCGAACAAACCGTAAGCTTTGGTTACATAAAGTGCAGTTCAATAATGTGCCATCCTAGCCATTCAAATACATCTAGCAATTCTGCAGCTTACcatcttcaaataattttcttttaaagtcggCTAAGGTCCTCTGTTTATATGCATGTTAACAACAACTCCAAAGTTCTTCCCAAACAACCTGCAATGTGCTTTACCATTCTTAAATAACTAACTGGCAATGAAGCCTAAGGACGTACAGCATTCATATTTGTGCTACAACACAGTCAAGGTCtggctctgcttttttttttttttcctttaaatacctCACACCTTCTGTTGtataaaattttcaagttttatgaTGATACAGGCGGTACATTCCATCACCCTCATAGCAACCTCAGAAGTGAACCTGTCGTTTGGGATCTGCGGGAAAGGAAGCAGATCAGGGTATCTTGTTTTTAAACTGTCTACGCCGTAGGCCTCCAGCGTGTGGACATCATTCGTCAGTCCTTCAAGCTGCTGACTGTACTCCTCTATTTTCTGTGCGAGTGCGGTGGGCTTTACATCTTTATCGGACTTCCCTCTCACAGCGTAGTCAGCGGCGATCAAAGCTAACTTGGtagagaggtgacatttgaagcACACCCATTCATTGGCGTTTTTATGAAGGTCATTCCTGGCAGCTGAAAAATTTGCTCTGGCCTGTCTTAACCATCTACGCGCTTCAACCGGATTGCCAACTGACTTGAAAGTGGGAGGGACAAAGAACCTCTGAGAGTAAGTCTGTCCAGCTGAAGGTgtgcttttttccttattttgttgttGCCTTTCAGATTTATGGCTCGTTGCTTCTTGATTCCATGAAGTATAAAATCTTTGAAACGAGTACTTGTCTGACTGAAATCGGGATGCTGAGGTTGAAAATGTTCGCCTTGAGGCTCTGTCTGCATTTTGATCTAGAAAAGCCTGCTTCTCTAGCCTGTTGATTTCGTTctgcaaatgtttaaaaacttcatTAGCAATGTCATGATTCTCTGGATTTTTGTCAGGGTGCCATTTCAAATACAACCGCCTAATGATCTTTTTCCTTTCCGATTCTGGAAGCTTCCAAGCTTGCTCCACCACTGATgtcacttcttttaaaatttctggtaAAGAATTCACCTTGAGCTTTTTGGGGGACGGATGCTTCGAGGATGAGGTCTTTTGGCTCTCTCTGCCGGAGAAAAGAGGAGGAATGGTTCGTAGACCAGGGGCTAGGAACTCGGTAGGGCTGGTCGGTGTAGAAGGGGCACTGTCTCTGCTTTGAGAGCTTTCCTCAGGCCTTGAAAACTTATAGAGATCAAGAGAGCTAACTATTTTATATTCACTGTAACCAATATCAATCTGATAGATCTTTCCCAGAAAACTAGAATTATCAGCATCTTCTCTTTCAACTTCTTGTACGATAATTGCATACGTATACGTTGGCTGGTACGATCCATAGATATCACCACCTTCAGCATCAACAAGGTACCCAACGTATTCTCCCGGGTAAAAAACATTCATTGGATCCATAAGCAGAGTATAATGGATTTCAGCAGGTATTGGAGTGCCGGGCATCGGAAGTTCAAGTTTCGACGGTTCAGAAGAGTCGTATTTTACTCCTAAACTGTCAAGTTTCTCACTGATCCTGTAAATATCATTGCAACCTAGCATAGCAATTAAATACGAAGTGTCAGAGATCAGATTGTCCGTCGCAGACTTCAGCGTCATTGCCAATGCTAACAGGAAGTTAATGTCCTTGCTGTCTGAATGCTGTATGTATAGCAGAATGACCGCGTTGCCAAATCTCTTCAAAAAAGCGAAAGTTTCACTTCTGCTGTGGGGAATAGGGTTAAAACCTTTAACTCTCAGTGTGGTTTGAAGCTTTTCAAAACAGGACACTTTCAATCCTTCTCTTAGGGCTTTGCAAAGTCTTATGGCTTTTTCTTCATTGGCCAGGAAAGCATTATCATTTTCATGCTTCATAATTCTAATCAGTCCTGTGATGAACTGTTCCGAAGACAAGAGTAGCTGCAATCTTCCCTGAAGAGAACACAATGCTCCAAACTGACAAACTTTGGGAGTCTCCTCGTCTAGCTGTTCTTCAAGTATACTGCTCAATAAACGAGGTCtaagtttttgaggaaagagCATTATCAATTTAGTGTGAAAGCCGTGGTCCTTCCCTAGGTAGCACTGGCTAAGGTCAACCAACATCTGCACGCCGATATTCCCCTGGATTCTACTTTTGTAATGTGGCGCGTCATCAAACACTAAGATGCTCGACTTCACCAGTCTGCCATCCTGGCTTGGAAGGTACAGCGCGAGGTCTCGGACGTTCTCGAGATCACTCCTCACCTTGACCGAATCATTCTGCAGACTCTTGAACAAGCCGGAAACTACTCTCTTAACCGTGCGCATTTCATTAGGATCTAActgttttccttcagaatttttgAATATGCGGCTCAACACTTCAACATACTGCTTGGTTGAAATAATATCTTCAGTACCTAGGTGTTTGAACAACTGGTGAAACGTGCCAAGTTCTAAAGGCAGCTTGTACAAGTAAGGTTTAAAATCGGATTCGTATTCTAGATTTATCACTACCTCCTCAGGCTTCAGGAGTTTCCAACCATCTTCCACCATTACAAAAGCAACACCCCGCAGCTGAAACCGAAACTCCCTTTTTTCTGCACTGAGAAATTCATATATGCTCCTTAAGACCTTTGCTCTAGTTTTTACCATCTCTTCATCCAATGTTGTTATGTTGCATATGTTTCTGCAGTTATTAATGACCTTATCAAGAGGAGGATCCAAGTTAACATTAAGCATACTTAAAACTTGTTCGAGCTGTTCCTGCGGACCAAGGTCACTACCTTCTTGTTCTCTGATGCTCAAGGGTGTGGCCTTCTCTGGAAGAATAGGGCAGGATGTCCATAAGAGCTGGAGCACATCACACTGCTTGAATTTGGGGTTTACTTGTGCCCCATTGAACTTTATGAGAGGAAGCGTTCCATTGACCTCTTGATATTGAGGATGAAACCTAATGAACTCTGCAGGGGCCCGCTCAGGACACAAGAACGGTATTAGAGAAAGTTCTTTCAGAAAATTGCCAGATAACAAATCCATTCGTTCTTGGAATATGTGATGGAGAAGGATATCAACTGTATTTTGCAGTGTTTCCTTAGACCAGTTTTCTGTATTAGCTCTCACGCTGATTTCCTTAGCAAACTGCAGCAACTGTTGCTGAGAAAGAATGTACTTTAGTCCAATGTTTCTCAAGAATTCCACCCAGGAGGTCATAAATGTGGCTTGATTTTTGGGCTTTATAAGCTgttccaattttttaaagaagtcctTAGGAATAAACAATTTTTCGGGAAGCATAACTTCAAAAACTCGCACCGTTCTATCATAAAAATGTTTCGCTTGCTTTAGTCGACTGTTCGCATCGTGGATTATCAGTAAACTTTCCAGTTTTTCAAAAAGTTGTTCCTTGATCTCTGACAGTTCCTCAATACTTGACAGCCTATTCTTAAGATAGATCAGGTGCTCCAATTTTGCATCGTAagagagattttcaattttgggTAAGAGGTGCTTCAAATATACCTCAAGATCATCTACAGGTACACAGCCGAGCAACTCATAGAGTTCTTTTAGGTGtattttttcttcaagaaatgCAGATGACGACGACTGTGTCCATTTTTCCACTTCAGCTGAAGGAATACTTTTTGTGAGTACATAGCATGTTCCGAATTTTGCGATGCTCATGTAGCGACCACTGATGGATTTGTAGCATGGAAGTGACTTCAAAATTTTTATGTCGTCTTGGGACATCAAGTGACTGAGATTGCAGTTGAAATACATCAGAAGTGCTTCAAAGTCATTTTCTACTAATTTTTCGGTTCTAAAGGTTGATGTTTGAACCATATAATGTACGGCCTTTAAAATGCTTGTGGGGCTCTCTATGTTTGCAGTGTGACGGGACAACAGAGGAACAAATGCACTGTCTTTGGAGCAGATTTTGTTCAAAGCAAGCTGGATACAGCCAGCTTTCATGAGCGCGTGAAAGACTTTATCGCTCTGGGCATTTGGAAAAACTGCAATGTGCATGAGACTCAGAGGAAGCAGAACATCACCTTCAGGGACTACAAGCTGGTTGGCTGAAACGGTGAACTTTGTTCCTGGAAGCAACGCCCAGTCTTTTAGGGTATCGACAACAATGTCAAATGTTGGTTGTGTTTCTTCTTGATCTTCTTTCACGTTTACAGCCTCGCTGATAAAATGCCACGCGTTCTTAAGCCAAGACTCACTTGCAAAATTGTCCTTCCACTTGGTACAATTTTTGGTCTTATACTCACGAGGCAACACAGAGGATAACAAATCAGTGAAGCTGGAGATGTCAAACACTTTTGCAACCTTACagttcaataaaatattactgtatTTCAAATATAACGTATTCATGAACAAGTCTTTGCGGGATGGAATCAACTCATGGTACGTTGTTAGAAACTTGGGTCGTTTTGCGTCAAAAGTCTGCAAAACACTGTCCAGTGTAATGAGAAGGGGCAGTCCCTCCACTTCAATCTCATTTTCCTCTGCGTCCTTGAAACAGTAATCCACTAAAAGTTTCAAACTATGAAAAAGCTTTAGGTTAGTCTGCTGGAGACGACAAGGCAGCTTCCCAATGTGGCAATTAGTGTCAGGAGAAGAAAAGGTCATTAAAAAAGATCTAACATCAGCAGGGGTGACGTAACTAACAGGGATATCCGCATCTATAAGGCAGTGGTACAGATTGGCAGTTTCATCACAGTTGTAAACCAAGTTGAAACCGATTTCTAAAAGGAGGTGTTTCAGTCTATAGACATTCTCTGCCACCGTCTTGCGGGTCGTGATGTTATAATCTGCATTCTTCAGGTGTTGCAATTCATCCTGCAGTAAGTTGTCAAAAAACGGTCTGGTTTTATTTGAAGTAGACATATTAATCCAAGTAATTATAACTGCAGAGTGTAAATCCGAGCCATCGATATTTGGAGCCCGTACAACAGGTAAAAGGCGTTTCATGTCTTCGTGAATGCAGCTGTAAAGTGCTTTCACTAGACAATATAAATCTGGTTGTAGGTCAAGCCTGTTAACTGGGAAAAACGataaaaacttctttaaagtATCCTTCACCACATGAATCGGTGTGTTCTGCAAAACCGACAGTGTGGGGTCAGAACCAGGGAAATAGCGCTTTTTTAGCTGGATTAGCAACTCAACATATGCAGGAGCTATTAATGCTGTCATTAAACTGTTATTCCAGTCACTGCGAACACCAACTCCATTATCGTCCCGCCACAGATTTCTTCTGGCTGAATCTAGAGCAAAATGGCCGTTCACGTGGAACGGCAATCCCGTCTCTAAAGAGAGGGGCAAGAAACAGAAGGCCCTGTGGGGTTTTTTGTAGTTGTGAGTAATGCAGGCAGCTACTCCGCCACGTGGGAAGAGAGTAATATCTTGGTTCTTGTGAGCCGATATAACGCTCTTAGACACTTTTTCCATACTTGAAAAACCCGACCTATTACAAATTAGCCACGTAGTAAGATTTCCTTCGGAGTCTTCAGTATCCATAGTATAGGTTATCTGTTGGACTGGTATGTCTTTGAGCTGTCTCTTTTTCGTAACACTATCGATTACAGATGCGTGAAACTGTTTCCTTTTCAGTCTGTCCCCGTCGGTGATTTTGCCCTTTACAGAATACAGCACATTCAGGGCTCCAGTACCTTTGTCTATTTCACAAATAGAAATCTTTTCCATGTgattaagaaacattaaaagttcTGCCCCATCTGACCGCAGTTTGTCCAAAAGGTTCTGGACCATTCTGTCTGATGACGGAACTGAAGAAATTTCCGAAACTTTTGCCATTTCTGCGTTACGAAGAGGAAATCTAAACATTGTGCAATTATCCAATTTAAAGTGGGTTCCCAAGTAAAGATCCAGGACATCTGAGAACTGTGTCCTAAAATCTGCATCCAAATCTCTAAACATGCGTCCAGGACTAACGGATGTGGCTCCTGGTGCGTATCTGGCATGAGGATCAAAGATACACAGGATGTCATtgccagaaatgaaagaagggcaGTCGGTAATATGATACACAGAATTGAATCCTATTCCGTACTGCCCAGTTTTACAGGGATTTCCTTCTTTGGTGCCTTTTCCAAGGTTCTGAATTCCCCTGACGTCATCCTCCGTGAAAGGTTGGTTGTTGTACACACAGAGCGCTGGCCCTTGCAGGGGGGCCCACTTATCGTCAAATATTCTGTCAACTGGATGCTGTCTAGGATCAAACACAAAACAGATTTCTGTGGCCTTTGCATCATCGGCATTCTGAAGAAGTTCtttcaacatttccttttctgaaggATAGGCGTTAAGGATACTCTTGATTCTGCTGGTCAGCTTCTCTTTCTGCCCAAATTCCGTGCCAAGTGTCGTGAAACAGATGTTGGAGGCGTACCTCTCCAAGGCTTTGTGTCGCTTTGGGACCGCTCCTAGTTTCACGGCTACTTCCCTGGGTATATCAGCATGACAGTATTTCACGGTGGTGTCCTTAACTTTTATCCAGGGACAATCGTTGTAGCATAGAGATTTGGCAGGGAGAAGCTTAAGATTAGTATCTGGCAGTAATATTTTGCCATAATTTTTCTCACaaaattcttgtttcttttctctaatgAGACTCCATATTCCTTCACTAATTATTCGCCGGCAAAGCTGAAAATTCTCTTCTGTTATTTGCTTTGTTCCTTTCTCCTGATCAATAGATTCCAAAACAAGGGCAAAGTCCTCAACAGTAAATGACTGCCGCACGCCCACACTTTCGAAAAGCTCACGgaaattgtttttgtatttattaggCAGCTGATAAAGGTAGGGTGCTGCCTCGAAATTCAAGTGAAAAGACACTTTTTCTGAGTCAACATATGCATTCTCAACTAGAATGAAGCTAAAGGGCTTTAGCTTTTCAACAATTGACATCTTAGTGACCTCATTTTGCATCATTGCATCATGAAGGTATTTGTAGCAAGCATTGGTGATGTTCTCCTGGTACAATGTGATCCCATCGTCAACTGACTTTGCAACTTCTTTCAGCTGGTTCACAACCAGATCAACTGTCGGCTTCCTCAGTAATCCCAAAAACTCCTTAACAGCCAGTGACACCGAACCACACCCCCTGAAGGAATGGGAGTTTTCATTTAGAATTGGTTGCAGGAGACAAACTATATCTTGGTGCTCAGCCGTGTAGAGATCAGTTGCTGCAAACATGGTTTCGGGCTTAAAACTGTTACCTTTCCAGTCCAAAGAAAATCCTGCCGGCTTtgtcagaaatggaaggaaggggaTTGTTTGATATTTTGCAGCAAAATCCTTTGCCCTAGGATCCCTGATTTTCAGCTTTTCATCAATGAGACTTAACAGGATGCTACTTCTCAGACAAGCAGCAGCGTGATCGCTTTTATTAATTTCAGCCACTGACTGTGCACGTTCTAGCATGTCGTCCCACAGAATGTCATCTTTGGCCATACCTAACTGAACCAGCTTAATCAGAATAATAGGATTAAGATAATCCTGAGTGGAGCCATAAGGAAAGCGTCCATCTTTAGTATCAAACAACTTGGCGACGCGTCCTTCAGGGTGGATTAGCCTTGATGGCAAAACCAGAGGATGCCCCTGCAAAGAGCAAGGGATACATGGGGTAACACGAAGAATTCCTGAGAACTcatcaattttctcatttagaaCAAAGTTCATTAAAGGATCTCTGAGCTCTGCTTCGATTTCTTGGATATTTGGGAAAAACACTTCAGAAAAAAACTGCTTCTCTGAAAAGGTATTTTCAAGCAGTATCTGTTTGCAGCCAGCTTCTTCAAATCCTGCTTTTACTGAAGAAGGAAGTTCAACAGCACAGAGGTTCTTTGACCCGGTCTTCTTGAggtatttcaaaaatatcttgAAGGCTGCTGGGCcaacatcttttcttttaagtatagAGTCATCCAGAAATCTCACGTTCTTCATGGAAACCCACGTA
It encodes the following:
- the SACS gene encoding sacsin isoform X2 — translated: MGDRWLRVTVLPGCVGCRTVAVRASWTVRDIKERILAETGFPVSEQRLWLGDREELIQNAEDAGATEVKFLYDETQYGTETLWSKDMAQYQGPALYVYNNAVFTPEDWHGIQEIARSRKKDDPLKVGRFGIGFNSVYHITDVPCIFSGDQIGMLDPHQTLFGPHESGQCWNLKDDSKEMSELSDQFAPFIGIFGSTKETFVNANFPGTFFRFPLRLQPSQLSSNLYNKQKVLELFDSFRADADTVLLFLKSVQDVSLHVREADGTEKLVFRVTASENQALRHERPNSVKILETAISNYCKKVPSNSITCVTYHINIVVEDEDRKDAQKTSWLVCNSVGGRGISGKLDSLADELKFVPIIGIAMSLSRDGDEEGATADLSGKAFCFLPLPPGEESKTGLPVHISGFFGLTDNRRSIKWRELDQWRDPAALWNELLVVNVVPKAYATLILDSIKRLETERSADFPLSADLIYRLWPDAGKVKVHWQPVLEPLFNELFQNAVLYSASNQWVRLEQAYFSELDEGAECTAAVLNYLQSSGKHIVKVPANLAAAVQLAASPAKPVRKVTPAWVRQVLRKSAPAGGAREKLHLLEFVLSDQAYSELLGLELLPVQNGNFVPFSSSVSDQDVIYITSEDYPRSLFPGLEGRFILDSLKPHLIAALKEAAQTRGRPCTQLQLLNPERFARLIKEVMNTFWPGRELIVQWYPSDEDKNHPSVSWLKMVWKNLYIHFSEDLTLFDEMPLIPRTTLEDGQACVELIRLRTPSLVILDDESEAQLPEFLADIVQKLGGIVLKKLDASIQHPLVKKYIHSPLPSAVLQIMEKMPLQKLCNQIASLLPTHKDALRKFLATLTDSSEKEKRIIQELPIFKRINHLSGQGISSYTKLKGCKVLHHTAKLPPDLRLSLSVIDSSDEATIRLANMLKIEKLKTTSCFKLILKDIENEFYSHDELTRLMLWTLENLSSLKNENPNVLDWLRPLKFIQISRDRMVSAGELFDPDLEILKDLFYSEEETCFPPTAFTSPDILHSLRQIGLKNEASLEEADVVQVAKKIEALQVSSCPNQEVLVKKAKTLLLVLNKNHTLLQSSEGKMTLKKIKWVPACKERPPNYPGSLVWKGDVCDLCAPPDMCDVAHAILVGSSLPLVESVHVNLEKALGIFTEPSISAVLKHFKIVVDWYTSKTFSDEDYYQFQHILLEIYGFMHDHLNEGKDAFRALRFPWVWTGKKFCPLAQAVIKPFHDLDLQPYLHGVPKTMAKFHQLFKVCGSIEELTSDHISVVIQKVYLKSDQDLSDQESKQNLHLMLNIIRWLYSNQIPASPNTPVPIHHSKNPSKLVMKPIHECCYCDIKVDDLNDLLEDSVEPIILVHEDIPMKTAEWLKVPCLSTRLINPENMGFEQSGQREPLTVRIKNILEEYPSVSDIFKELLQNADDANATECSFMIDMRRNMDIRENLLDPGMAACHGPALWSFNNSQFSDSDFVNITRLGESLKREEVDKVGKFGLGFNSVYHITDIPIIMSREFMIMFDPNINHISKHIKDKSNPGIKINWSKQQKRLRKFPNQFKPFIDVFGCRLPLTVEAPYSYDGTLFRLSFRTQQEAKVSEVSSTCYNTADIYSLVDEFSLCGHRLIIFTQSVNSMYLKYLKIEESNPSLAQDTVIIKKSPCSSKAVSAPVLSVLKEASRLMKSCSSSNKKLPADAPKSSCILQVTVEEFHHVFRRIADLQSPLFRGPEDDLTALFEMAKSGQSKKPSDELPQKTVECTTWLICTCMDTGEALKFSLNESGRRLGLVPCGAVGVLLSEIQDQKWAVKPHVGEVFCYLPLRIKTGLPVHINGCFAVTSNRKEIWKTDTKGRWNATFMRHVIVRAYLEALSVLRDLATNGELMDYTYYSVWPDPELVHDDFSVICQGFYEDIAHGKGKELTKVFSDGSTWVSMKNVRFLDDSILKRKDVGPAAFKIFLKYLKKTGSKNLCAVELPSSVKAGFEEAGCKQILLENTFSEKQFFSEVFFPNIQEIEAELRDPLMNFVLNEKIDEFSGILRVTPCIPCSLQGHPLVLPSRLIHPEGRVAKLFDTKDGRFPYGSTQDYLNPIILIKLVQLGMAKDDILWDDMLERAQSVAEINKSDHAAACLRSSILLSLIDEKLKIRDPRAKDFAAKYQTIPFLPFLTKPAGFSLDWKGNSFKPETMFAATDLYTAEHQDIVCLLQPILNENSHSFRGCGSVSLAVKEFLGLLRKPTVDLVVNQLKEVAKSVDDGITLYQENITNACYKYLHDAMMQNEVTKMSIVEKLKPFSFILVENAYVDSEKVSFHLNFEAAPYLYQLPNKYKNNFRELFESVGVRQSFTVEDFALVLESIDQEKGTKQITEENFQLCRRIISEGIWSLIREKKQEFCEKNYGKILLPDTNLKLLPAKSLCYNDCPWIKVKDTTVKYCHADIPREVAVKLGAVPKRHKALERYASNICFTTLGTEFGQKEKLTSRIKSILNAYPSEKEMLKELLQNADDAKATEICFVFDPRQHPVDRIFDDKWAPLQGPALCVYNNQPFTEDDVRGIQNLGKGTKEGNPCKTGQYGIGFNSVYHITDCPSFISGNDILCIFDPHARYAPGATSVSPGRMFRDLDADFRTQFSDVLDLYLGTHFKLDNCTMFRFPLRNAEMAKVSEISSVPSSDRMVQNLLDKLRSDGAELLMFLNHMEKISICEIDKGTGALNVLYSVKGKITDGDRLKRKQFHASVIDSVTKKRQLKDIPVQQITYTMDTEDSEGNLTTWLICNRSGFSSMEKVSKSVISAHKNQDITLFPRGGVAACITHNYKKPHRAFCFLPLSLETGLPFHVNGHFALDSARRNLWRDDNGVGVRSDWNNSLMTALIAPAYVELLIQLKKRYFPGSDPTLSVLQNTPIHVVKDTLKKFLSFFPVNRLDLQPDLYCLVKALYSCIHEDMKRLLPVVRAPNIDGSDLHSAVIITWINMSTSNKTRPFFDNLLQDELQHLKNADYNITTRKTVAENVYRLKHLLLEIGFNLVYNCDETANLYHCLIDADIPVSYVTPADVRSFLMTFSSPDTNCHIGKLPCRLQQTNLKLFHSLKLLVDYCFKDAEENEIEVEGLPLLITLDSVLQTFDAKRPKFLTTYHELIPSRKDLFMNTLYLKYSNILLNCKVAKVFDISSFTDLLSSVLPREYKTKNCTKWKDNFASESWLKNAWHFISEAVNVKEDQEETQPTFDIVVDTLKDWALLPGTKFTVSANQLVVPEGDVLLPLSLMHIAVFPNAQSDKVFHALMKAGCIQLALNKICSKDSAFVPLLSRHTANIESPTSILKAVHYMVQTSTFRTEKLVENDFEALLMYFNCNLSHLMSQDDIKILKSLPCYKSISGRYMSIAKFGTCYVLTKSIPSAEVEKWTQSSSSAFLEEKIHLKELYELLGCVPVDDLEVYLKHLLPKIENLSYDAKLEHLIYLKNRLSSIEELSEIKEQLFEKLESLLIIHDANSRLKQAKHFYDRTVRVFEVMLPEKLFIPKDFFKKLEQLIKPKNQATFMTSWVEFLRNIGLKYILSQQQLLQFAKEISVRANTENWSKETLQNTVDILLHHIFQERMDLLSGNFLKELSLIPFLCPERAPAEFIRFHPQYQEVNGTLPLIKFNGAQVNPKFKQCDVLQLLWTSCPILPEKATPLSIREQEGSDLGPQEQLEQVLSMLNVNLDPPLDKVINNCRNICNITTLDEEMVKTRAKVLRSIYEFLSAEKREFRFQLRGVAFVMVEDGWKLLKPEEVVINLEYESDFKPYLYKLPLELGTFHQLFKHLGTEDIISTKQYVEVLSRIFKNSEGKQLDPNEMRTVKRVVSGLFKSLQNDSVKVRSDLENVRDLALYLPSQDGRLVKSSILVFDDAPHYKSRIQGNIGVQMLVDLSQCYLGKDHGFHTKLIMLFPQKLRPRLLSSILEEQLDEETPKVCQFGALCSLQGRLQLLLSSEQFITGLIRIMKHENDNAFLANEEKAIRLCKALREGLKVSCFEKLQTTLRVKGFNPIPHSRSETFAFLKRFGNAVILLYIQHSDSKDINFLLALAMTLKSATDNLISDTSYLIAMLGCNDIYRISEKLDSLGVKYDSSEPSKLELPMPGTPIPAEIHYTLLMDPMNVFYPGEYVGYLVDAEGGDIYGSYQPTYTYAIIVQEVEREDADNSSFLGKIYQIDIGYSEYKIVSSLDLYKFSRPEESSQSRDSAPSTPTSPTEFLAPGLRTIPPLFSGRESQKTSSSKHPSPKKLKVNSLPEILKEVTSVVEQAWKLPESERKKIIRRLYLKWHPDKNPENHDIANEVFKHLQNEINRLEKQAFLDQNADRASRRTFSTSASRFQSDKYSFQRFYTSWNQEATSHKSERQQQNKEKSTPSAGQTYSQRFFVPPTFKSVGNPVEARRWLRQARANFSAARNDLHKNANEWVCFKCHLSTKLALIAADYAVRGKSDKDVKPTALAQKIEEYSQQLEGLTNDVHTLEAYGVDSLKTRYPDLLPFPQIPNDRFTSEVAMRVMECTACIIIKLENFIQQKV